A region from the Osmerus eperlanus chromosome 11, fOsmEpe2.1, whole genome shotgun sequence genome encodes:
- the sb:cb81 gene encoding mRNA decay activator protein ZFP36L1-like — MPSNFLTPFLELDEEFCKNFHGLDMTDGLPVNTQRQRVVGFQRRHSLCPVTLPNSKFNNGSVEPVAEPIGWPLSSGNQPWSREFQQQLPRSSLNHIPFRVDRSVSMIEGNVGSLGSREHQLPTPPPLMPPPGLSLSTGFLSTSKCLTPAPTPPLSTRYKTELCRTYEESGTCKYGSKCQFAHGMDEVRGLSRHPKYKTEPCRTFHTIGFCPYGSRCHFVHNNEEQDSPPGTQHPWARERPQLLRQSISFAGFSSSSSSSSSSPAFRPQLLTGFQPLQDPMLFSRASSVSPPPSTGSPELLSPLLPEPAAFRQAYPFSSDLGGDQPGTPRFYALTDSLSSSKCQAVCGGPVVQVAQKCHIQLQNHQNHQNHQSQRQAFSFPALPVLHRCSSAESLTDLEGYSSSSSLSGSESPSFEGRRLPIFSRLSVSDD, encoded by the exons ATGCCTTCCAATTTCCTGACCCCTTTTCTGGAGCTGGACGAGGAGTTTTGCAAG AATTTCCACGGTCTGGACATGACAGATGGCCTTCCAGTCAACACGCAGAGACAGCGCGTCGTGGGTTTCCAGCGCAGGCACTCGCTGTGTCCGGTGACTCTCCCCAACTCCAAGTTCAACAACGGCAGCGTGGAGCCCGTTGCTGAGCCCATTGGCTGGCCTCTCAGCTCCGGAAACCAACCGTGGAGCCGGGAGTTCCAGCAACAGCTGCCGCGTTCGTCTCTCAACCACATTCCGTTCCGCGTGGACCGTTCTGTCAGTATGATCGAGGGCAACGTCGGCAGCCTGGGCTCGCGCGAACACCagctccccacccccccgcccctgaTGCCCCCGCCAGGCCTGAGCCTCAGCACTGGCTTTCTGTCCACCTCCAAGTGCCtgacccccgcccccacccctccgctCTCCACGCGCTACAAGACTGAACTGTGCCGCACGTATGAGGAGAGCGGGACCTGCAAGTACGGCTCCAAGTGCCAGTTCGCCCACGGCATGGACGAGGTGCGCGGCCTGAGCCGCCACCCCAAGTACAAGACAGAGCCGTGCCGCACCTTCCACACCATCGGCTTCTGCCCCTACGGCTCCCGCTGCCACTTTGTCCACAACAACGAGGAGCAGGACTCTCCCCCGGGTACCCAGCACCCCTGGGCCAGAGAGCGCCCCCAGCTGCTCCGCCAGAGCATCAGCTTTGCcggcttctcttcctcctcttcctcctcctcctcctctccggccTTCCGTCCGCAGCTGCTGACTGGGTTCCagcccctccaggaccccatgCTGTTCTCCCGGGCCTCCTCCgtgtccccccctccatccacagGGAGCCCtgagctcctctcccccctcctgcctgaGCCGGCGGCCTTCAGACAGGCCTACCCTTTCTCCTCGGACCTGGGGGGGGACCAGCCGGGCACGCCACGCTTCTACGCCCTCACTgactccttgtcctcctcaaaGTGCCAGGCCGTGTGTGGGGGGCCGGTGGTCCAGGTGGCCCAGAAGTGTCATATTCAGCTCCAGAACCACCAGAACCATCAGAACCACCAGAGCCAGCGCCAGGCCTTCTCCTTCCCGGCCCTGCCCGTGCTCCACCGCTGCTCCTCGGCCGAGTCCCTCACCGACCTGGAGGGCTACAGCAGTTCCAGCAGCCTCAGCGGATCCGAGTCGCCCAGCTTCGAGGGACGACGCCTGCCCATCTTCAGCCGCCTGTCCGTCTCGGACGACTGA